A portion of the Acidobacteriaceae bacterium genome contains these proteins:
- a CDS encoding outer membrane beta-barrel protein → MQPKLRPLARRIAGVVAVLLCGAFASAAHSQATRTAAEHPDSRVDIYGGYAFWHPLNSGIDHKQYQDLWNPNATASVSYYFNHFVGIQMEGSYFSGNGEHKTYNPTCSKSMCDQLIYTAEAGPVFRYPLGNWVPFIHLLGGGERTNGPVDQHLFWGWGVTGGFGVDYVVPIWGKHLAVRPIQADYQYSQVVYGPLQLPAGNVGGFGEIDAMKLSAGVVLRFGDKSEPPPLALGCTVNPIAVYAGDPITVTASTMGLDPKKKVDFTWNTNGGRLTPNGAIATIDTTGLQPGEYVVAGHVSQGAKARQQASCEAPFTINKILPPTVTCAASPSTATSGTTIDINTVGTSPQNRPLSYSYSTTGGQIEGSGSTAKLTTAGLGAGTIDVTCNVVDDLGQRATAIAQVQISMPMVPVIPQTRTLCSIGFERDKRRPARVDNEAKACLDDIALTMSAQADAHIEMIGNAAPTEDPQMAAERALNARQYLTQEKGVDPSRIEVRVGQTSGRTLDNVLVPSGATFNDVNTQLFDEASISRHGEAYGIHKGTGTHPAYRGTSRTHITHPRRNIHRRTGKASTFSTMEAPATNSGAPVTTIPPLQ, encoded by the coding sequence TTGCAGCCCAAACTTCGTCCGCTTGCCCGCCGCATCGCCGGTGTCGTAGCCGTTCTTCTCTGCGGCGCCTTCGCCTCTGCTGCGCATTCGCAAGCAACGAGGACGGCCGCCGAACACCCCGACTCACGCGTCGATATTTACGGCGGCTACGCCTTCTGGCATCCACTGAACTCGGGCATCGACCACAAGCAGTATCAGGACCTCTGGAACCCGAACGCCACGGCCAGCGTCTCGTACTACTTCAATCATTTCGTCGGCATACAGATGGAAGGCAGCTATTTCTCCGGCAACGGAGAGCACAAGACCTACAACCCCACCTGCTCCAAGAGCATGTGCGACCAGTTGATCTACACGGCAGAGGCCGGTCCGGTCTTCCGCTATCCGCTGGGGAACTGGGTTCCGTTCATCCATCTGCTCGGCGGTGGCGAACGCACCAATGGCCCGGTCGATCAGCACCTGTTCTGGGGTTGGGGCGTCACGGGCGGCTTTGGCGTTGACTACGTCGTGCCGATCTGGGGCAAGCATCTCGCCGTACGCCCCATCCAGGCGGACTATCAGTACTCGCAGGTCGTTTACGGCCCGCTGCAGCTTCCTGCCGGCAACGTCGGCGGCTTTGGCGAGATCGACGCGATGAAGCTCTCGGCAGGCGTCGTCCTCCGCTTTGGCGACAAGTCCGAGCCGCCACCGCTCGCGCTCGGCTGCACGGTGAACCCCATCGCGGTCTATGCCGGAGATCCCATCACGGTTACGGCCAGCACCATGGGACTCGACCCAAAGAAGAAAGTCGACTTCACCTGGAACACCAACGGTGGACGCCTGACACCAAACGGCGCGATCGCCACCATCGACACCACAGGCCTGCAGCCGGGTGAGTACGTCGTCGCCGGTCATGTCTCCCAGGGCGCCAAGGCCCGCCAGCAAGCAAGCTGCGAGGCTCCCTTCACGATCAACAAGATTCTGCCGCCGACGGTCACCTGCGCGGCTTCGCCGTCCACCGCGACTTCGGGAACGACGATCGACATCAACACGGTGGGCACCAGCCCGCAGAACCGTCCGCTCTCCTACTCCTACTCGACAACTGGTGGGCAGATCGAAGGCAGCGGCTCAACCGCCAAGCTGACCACCGCGGGACTCGGCGCAGGAACGATCGACGTCACCTGCAACGTGGTGGACGATCTTGGTCAGCGCGCCACGGCCATCGCCCAGGTACAAATCTCGATGCCGATGGTTCCGGTCATCCCGCAGACGCGCACGCTCTGCTCCATCGGCTTCGAACGCGACAAGCGCCGTCCGGCCCGTGTGGACAATGAAGCCAAGGCCTGCCTCGACGACATCGCACTTACCATGAGCGCACAGGCTGACGCGCACATCGAGATGATCGGTAACGCGGCCCCCACCGAAGACCCGCAGATGGCTGCAGAACGCGCTCTGAACGCACGCCAGTACCTGACGCAGGAGAAGGGTGTCGATCCCTCACGCATTGAAGTCCGCGTCGGCCAGACCTCCGGCCGTACGCTCGACAATGTGCTCGTGCCCTCCGGCGCGACGTTCAACGATGTGAATACTCAGCTCTTCGACGAAGCCAGCATCAGCCGTCACGGCGAAGCGTACGGCATCCACAAGGGCACCGGAACGCATCCGGCGTACCGCGGCACTTCGCGCACACACATCACGCATCCGCGTCGCAACATCCACCGTCGCACAGGCAAAGCATCAACGTTTTCGACCATGGAGGCACCCGCGACAAACAGCGGCGCGCCTGTCACGACGATTCCTCCGTTGCAGTAG
- a CDS encoding FAD binding domain-containing protein has protein sequence MRSDVTLYELTAPPTLAAVLDKLAAEPGKHTPIAGGTELMVALGVGRLQAQSLLSLQHLTELRFIRQEGDALVLGANTTFTDIRKNALIAEHLPLLAQSASWTGAIANQNRGTLGGNIVNASPAADNPPVLLVYEATITLVSAKGTRTLPYSEFHLGYKKTVLQPDELVHSVTIPLAYDEHRQYIRKVGTRNALAISKIALAGIAKLDGERIAEIRLGAASLTDRPVRCAAAEAALNGASLAAEDLEATIKVARAALATEAKPIDDIRSTARYRSAVAENLLEEFLRELVD, from the coding sequence ATGCGCTCTGACGTTACGCTTTACGAACTGACTGCGCCGCCGACGTTGGCTGCGGTGCTCGATAAGCTGGCCGCTGAGCCGGGCAAGCATACGCCTATCGCTGGTGGCACGGAGTTGATGGTGGCGCTTGGCGTAGGCCGCCTGCAGGCGCAATCGCTGCTTTCGCTGCAGCACCTGACGGAGTTGCGCTTCATCCGTCAGGAAGGCGATGCGCTGGTGCTGGGGGCGAACACTACGTTCACCGACATTCGCAAGAACGCCCTGATCGCCGAGCACCTGCCGTTGCTCGCGCAGTCGGCTTCATGGACCGGAGCGATTGCCAACCAGAATCGTGGCACGCTCGGCGGCAACATTGTGAACGCGTCGCCCGCAGCGGACAATCCGCCGGTGCTACTGGTGTACGAAGCAACGATCACACTTGTCAGCGCAAAGGGTACACGCACGCTGCCCTACAGCGAGTTTCATCTCGGCTACAAGAAGACCGTGCTGCAGCCCGATGAGCTGGTACACAGCGTCACGATTCCTCTGGCGTACGACGAGCACCGGCAGTACATCCGCAAAGTAGGCACGCGAAATGCACTGGCGATCTCAAAGATCGCGCTCGCAGGTATTGCCAAACTCGACGGTGAGCGCATCGCTGAGATTCGTCTCGGAGCTGCTTCACTGACCGACCGGCCCGTACGTTGTGCGGCGGCAGAGGCTGCCTTAAACGGCGCTTCGCTGGCCGCAGAGGATCTCGAGGCCACGATCAAAGTAGCGCGTGCAGCCCTGGCGACAGAGGCCAAGCCGATCGACGACATTCGTTCGACAGCACGGTACCGCTCGGCAGTTGCGGAAAACCTGCTGGAAGAGTTTCTGCGCGAACTTGTGGACTAG
- the cysD gene encoding sulfate adenylyltransferase subunit CysD, translating to MPEAVREVYNERLNHLQALEAESLYIFREAVAEFAKPVMLYSIGKDSSVMLRLAQKAFYPGKMPFPLLHVDTSYKFAEMIEFRDKYTKEIGAELIVHRNEQAIADGASPWKLGTQNCCGALKTRSLLDGLTEGGFDAAFGGARRDEEKSRAKERVYSFRDGAGQWDPKNQRPELWSLYNSRLRKGESIRVFPLSNWTELDIWLYLYAEQIPIVPMYFAQERDVVIRGNTVTIVDHTTRLLPHEKTEKRMVRMRSLGCSPCTGAIESTADTLPKIIEELITFRRSERENRAIDHDEEGSMELKKREGYF from the coding sequence ATGCCTGAGGCAGTCCGCGAGGTTTACAACGAGCGGCTGAACCACCTGCAGGCGCTCGAGGCCGAAAGCCTCTATATCTTCCGCGAAGCTGTCGCTGAGTTCGCCAAACCGGTGATGCTCTACTCCATCGGCAAGGACTCGAGCGTCATGCTGCGTCTTGCGCAGAAGGCCTTTTACCCCGGCAAGATGCCGTTTCCGTTGCTCCATGTGGACACCAGCTACAAGTTCGCGGAGATGATCGAGTTTCGCGACAAGTACACGAAGGAGATCGGCGCAGAGCTGATCGTCCATCGCAACGAACAGGCTATTGCCGACGGCGCCAGCCCCTGGAAGCTCGGAACGCAGAATTGTTGCGGCGCGCTGAAGACGCGTTCGTTGCTCGACGGGCTCACCGAGGGTGGTTTTGATGCCGCGTTCGGCGGTGCTCGCCGCGACGAAGAGAAGTCCCGCGCCAAGGAGCGTGTGTACTCTTTCCGCGACGGTGCAGGGCAGTGGGATCCGAAGAACCAGCGCCCCGAGCTGTGGTCGCTCTACAACTCACGCCTGCGTAAGGGTGAGTCGATTCGTGTCTTCCCGCTCTCGAACTGGACGGAGCTCGACATCTGGCTCTACCTCTACGCGGAGCAGATTCCTATTGTGCCGATGTACTTTGCGCAGGAGCGCGACGTCGTCATTCGTGGCAACACCGTTACGATCGTGGACCACACCACTCGCTTGCTGCCGCACGAGAAAACGGAGAAGCGCATGGTGCGTATGCGTTCTCTCGGCTGCTCGCCCTGCACAGGTGCAATTGAAAGCACGGCAGACACGCTGCCCAAGATCATCGAAGAGCTCATCACTTTCCGCCGTTCCGAGCGCGAAAACCGCGCTATCGACCACGACGAAGAAGGCTCCATGGAGCTGAAGAAGCGGGAGGGCTACTTCTAA
- a CDS encoding (2Fe-2S)-binding protein: MSKTTPITFTLNGGQQTVDVPPMKRLLDVLREDLHLTGTKEGCGEGECGACAVLFNGELVNSCLIPALQSNGARLCTIEGVSTDGRLHPIQQCFLEKGGAQCGICTPGMILATHQLLDKYPNPSMAQIQEGLGGNLCRCTGYMRIFESVQEAAALNPLAAK, from the coding sequence ATGAGCAAGACCACCCCAATCACGTTTACCCTGAACGGCGGTCAGCAGACCGTTGACGTTCCCCCGATGAAGCGCCTGCTCGACGTGCTGCGCGAAGACCTGCACCTCACCGGTACCAAGGAAGGCTGCGGCGAAGGCGAGTGCGGTGCCTGCGCGGTGCTCTTCAACGGCGAACTCGTCAATAGCTGCTTGATCCCTGCCCTGCAATCAAACGGAGCACGCCTGTGCACGATTGAAGGCGTCAGCACGGATGGCCGTCTGCACCCGATTCAGCAGTGTTTTCTGGAGAAGGGTGGCGCGCAGTGCGGCATCTGCACGCCCGGCATGATTCTCGCCACGCATCAGTTGCTGGACAAGTATCCAAACCCCTCGATGGCGCAGATTCAGGAAGGTCTGGGCGGCAATCTGTGCCGTTGCACGGGCTACATGCGCATCTTCGAAAGCGTGCAGGAAGCTGCTGCCCTCAACCCCCTGGCGGCCAAATAA
- a CDS encoding nucleotidyltransferase family protein — translation MSVAAILLAAGFSRRLGRDKQRVQLHGEMLVERAVRIAVEAGLEPVVAVVREADLIAPLQALGALVVLNRKALEGMATSIHAGLRTLPAAGVEGAVLMTCDQVMLTAAHLQSLSRVRDQITGSRYAKRIGVPAYFPAATFGSLSQLQGDEGARSLLREAAAVVNEDLALDIDTEDDLLRARTLLEAESRS, via the coding sequence GTGAGCGTTGCCGCCATCCTTCTTGCCGCAGGCTTCTCTCGACGCTTAGGCCGGGACAAGCAACGCGTCCAGCTTCACGGGGAGATGCTCGTCGAGCGTGCGGTTAGGATCGCCGTGGAAGCAGGCCTTGAGCCTGTCGTCGCCGTGGTGCGCGAGGCCGACTTGATCGCACCGCTGCAGGCCCTGGGGGCGCTGGTAGTGCTCAATCGCAAAGCCTTAGAAGGGATGGCAACGTCAATCCACGCAGGCTTGCGTACTTTGCCTGCTGCTGGTGTTGAAGGCGCGGTCCTGATGACGTGCGACCAGGTGATGCTGACGGCGGCCCACCTGCAAAGCCTGAGCCGCGTCCGCGATCAAATCACGGGTTCAAGGTACGCCAAGCGTATCGGCGTTCCTGCTTACTTTCCTGCTGCAACGTTTGGCTCGTTGTCCCAGCTACAGGGGGACGAAGGGGCACGCTCACTCCTGCGCGAAGCCGCAGCCGTGGTGAACGAAGATCTTGCGTTGGATATCGATACAGAAGACGATCTGCTTCGAGCGCGTACGTTGCTCGAAGCAGAAAGCCGCAGCTAG
- a CDS encoding phosphoadenylyl-sulfate reductase: protein MSSVAENNLLDDAVAVEALSAEELVAEVVRASEGREVCFTSSFQTEDMVVLHLLRKQLPNVPVIFLETGYHFPALIEYRDQLVRDWGLNLVNAMPKLPLAEFEGKYGLLHIVQPTECCNMRKVEPLMRSLEPFAWWFTGLRREQSPTRAGLKKVEDHKLPTGKMLKKVSILADWDWARVEEYAQANGIPRLALYDLGYTSIGCEPCTKIPEAGADPRSGRWGGKKLECGIHTFSEKA, encoded by the coding sequence ATGTCGAGTGTGGCAGAGAATAATTTGCTGGACGATGCAGTTGCCGTTGAGGCGCTGAGCGCAGAAGAGTTGGTTGCCGAAGTGGTTCGCGCAAGCGAAGGCCGCGAGGTCTGCTTCACCTCCAGCTTCCAGACGGAAGACATGGTCGTGCTGCACCTGTTGCGCAAGCAACTGCCGAACGTGCCTGTCATCTTCCTCGAAACGGGCTACCACTTCCCGGCGCTGATTGAGTACCGCGATCAACTCGTCCGCGACTGGGGGCTGAACCTCGTCAACGCTATGCCGAAGCTGCCGCTCGCGGAGTTCGAAGGCAAGTACGGTCTGCTGCACATCGTGCAGCCGACTGAGTGCTGCAACATGCGCAAGGTGGAACCGCTGATGCGCTCACTTGAGCCGTTCGCGTGGTGGTTCACAGGCCTTCGCCGTGAGCAGTCGCCTACCCGTGCAGGTCTGAAGAAGGTCGAAGACCATAAGCTGCCCACGGGCAAGATGCTCAAGAAGGTCAGCATCCTTGCTGACTGGGACTGGGCGCGCGTGGAAGAGTACGCGCAGGCGAACGGCATTCCTCGCCTGGCACTCTATGACCTGGGCTATACCTCCATCGGCTGCGAGCCTTGCACGAAGATTCCTGAAGCTGGCGCGGACCCGCGTTCAGGCCGTTGGGGTGGCAAGAAGCTCGAGTGCGGCATTCACACCTTCAGCGAGAAGGCGTAA
- a CDS encoding XdhC family protein translates to MPDRRKLVELWKRGNAAALVTLVRVEGSSYRRTGARLLIASDGEYAGAISGGCLEAEVIRKTQWKVRSGACMDRYSTLFDDTADIPYGLGCGGTVDLLLEPANTPEFAALMAAMEASLHGELRRVSTTLPEDGRVFARTVLNACGDVLYSTASTLHDDAAYSFDEVFAPSQRLFVFGAGDDAQPLVASAAAMGWRVIVIDGRAQWARRERFPEAMTVQASLAGLCIDDADAVAIMTHSYEQDREFLRQALPASPRYLGLLGARHRSALLLSEAAAMLGWPIERACEDVFAPMGLDLGGDGAEAIALATVAEIQASLSGKLPRIRRMTAEVVSEQIAKGGASRYLQTQCAL, encoded by the coding sequence ATGCCTGACCGGCGCAAACTCGTCGAGTTGTGGAAGCGCGGCAACGCTGCGGCGCTGGTCACGCTTGTGCGCGTGGAAGGCTCAAGCTATCGGCGCACCGGTGCGCGTCTGCTCATCGCTTCTGATGGCGAGTATGCGGGGGCCATCTCAGGTGGTTGTCTCGAAGCTGAAGTCATTCGCAAGACGCAGTGGAAGGTTCGTTCCGGTGCCTGCATGGATCGCTACTCCACGCTCTTCGACGACACGGCGGATATTCCGTACGGCCTCGGCTGCGGTGGCACGGTAGATCTTCTGTTGGAACCAGCAAACACGCCCGAGTTCGCCGCTCTGATGGCTGCGATGGAGGCTTCACTGCACGGCGAGCTTCGCCGTGTCAGTACAACCTTGCCGGAAGACGGTCGAGTGTTTGCGCGTACAGTGCTGAACGCCTGTGGCGATGTACTCTACAGCACGGCAAGCACCTTGCACGATGATGCGGCCTACTCTTTTGACGAAGTGTTTGCCCCATCGCAGCGTCTCTTCGTTTTCGGCGCGGGCGACGATGCCCAGCCCCTCGTTGCTTCGGCAGCCGCCATGGGATGGCGAGTGATCGTGATCGATGGCCGCGCGCAGTGGGCGCGGCGCGAGCGCTTTCCAGAGGCCATGACTGTGCAGGCTTCGCTTGCCGGGCTCTGCATCGACGATGCAGATGCGGTCGCCATCATGACGCATAGCTATGAGCAGGACCGCGAGTTCCTGCGTCAGGCGCTCCCCGCTTCTCCGCGCTATCTTGGACTGCTTGGCGCAAGGCATCGCAGCGCGTTGCTGCTTTCTGAGGCTGCAGCTATGCTGGGCTGGCCCATCGAGCGGGCCTGCGAAGACGTCTTCGCCCCCATGGGGCTCGACCTTGGTGGCGATGGCGCGGAAGCCATCGCTCTGGCCACTGTGGCCGAGATACAGGCCAGCCTCAGCGGCAAGCTTCCTCGTATCCGGCGCATGACGGCCGAGGTCGTCTCCGAACAGATTGCCAAAGGTGGAGCGTCGCGCTATCTGCAGACGCAGTGTGCGCTGTGA
- a CDS encoding xanthine dehydrogenase family protein molybdopterin-binding subunit gives MAADITGGIGASPIRKEGRAKVLGAARYIDDISLPGMWYGATVRSTIARGKIRNITFGPEVHWDEFCIVRASDIPGENTIVHLTKDHPCLAAEAINHPDEPILLLAHPSKTALLHAVKAVRIEYDELPGIFTLEESEQAVENGDVDRIIWDGSKWGATANCFKTYTMYSGEGTEVEAGLADAFEKADFIVTGEYATGAQEQLYIENNGVIAECVKDARGNVESVFVQGSMQCPYYLVHALTLVFNLPEEKCRVLQVETGGAFGGKEDFPSVIGSHAALLAMKCGHPVKLTYDRAEDMAATTKRHPSRTRLRTAVTKDGKLLGAEIEVTIDGGAYSTLSPVVLSRATIHAPGPYKWPFVRVKSKAMATNIPPHGAFRGFGAPQSLFGLERHMDKIAKTIGLSPEELRRRNFLATGDCTATGQPLVEEVDMQKLLTRALDEAGYHEKIARYAEENKTSPVKRGVGFATFMHGTGFTGSGERRLNSLVHLDLLPDGRPQILVSSTEFGQGTNTILCQAAASALKLPYELITIAQPDTSVVPNSGPTVASRTAMIVGKLIQRASEQMLHTLSTFAGLPEGHTAKQFEEAALKYLGEFKSLRESVRYEPPTKIYWDDELYRGDAYPGYAWAVYVAEVAVDTRTYTATCTRFDALQEVGRVMHPVLAKGQIEGGVAQGIGYAIYEKCVWKDGHMANNQMTNYIMPTSADLPPIHVHFEEVPSIHGPNGAKGIGELPMDGPAPAILNAIENATGVGFNTIPLLPEDIFERFTSLGHPHGGSEELDPNVDRDTRVEEVLA, from the coding sequence ATGGCAGCAGATATCACTGGCGGAATCGGCGCTTCACCCATTCGTAAGGAAGGCCGCGCCAAGGTTCTGGGCGCCGCTCGTTACATCGACGACATCAGCCTTCCTGGCATGTGGTACGGCGCTACGGTGCGCTCCACGATCGCTCGCGGAAAGATCCGCAACATCACCTTCGGCCCCGAAGTGCACTGGGACGAGTTCTGCATCGTTCGCGCGTCGGACATTCCAGGCGAGAACACCATCGTTCACCTGACGAAGGATCATCCCTGCCTCGCAGCGGAAGCGATTAATCATCCTGACGAACCGATTCTCTTGCTGGCCCACCCCAGCAAGACCGCGCTGCTGCATGCCGTGAAGGCTGTGCGCATCGAGTATGACGAACTGCCCGGCATCTTCACGCTGGAAGAGTCAGAGCAAGCGGTAGAGAACGGCGACGTAGACCGCATCATCTGGGATGGATCGAAGTGGGGCGCGACAGCGAACTGCTTCAAGACCTACACGATGTACTCGGGCGAAGGCACTGAAGTGGAAGCGGGACTCGCAGACGCCTTTGAGAAGGCTGACTTCATCGTCACCGGCGAGTACGCGACCGGCGCACAGGAACAGCTCTACATCGAAAATAATGGCGTGATCGCCGAGTGCGTCAAAGACGCGCGTGGCAACGTCGAAAGCGTCTTCGTACAAGGCTCGATGCAGTGCCCGTACTACCTCGTCCATGCGCTGACGCTGGTCTTCAATCTTCCCGAAGAAAAGTGCCGCGTACTGCAGGTAGAAACCGGCGGCGCGTTTGGCGGCAAAGAAGACTTCCCTTCCGTCATCGGCTCGCACGCTGCTCTGCTGGCGATGAAGTGCGGACATCCGGTGAAGCTGACGTACGACCGAGCCGAAGATATGGCCGCGACGACGAAGCGGCATCCTTCGCGCACACGTCTGCGCACGGCCGTGACCAAAGACGGCAAGCTGCTCGGCGCAGAGATTGAAGTGACCATTGACGGCGGCGCCTACTCCACACTTTCGCCGGTTGTGCTTTCGCGCGCGACGATTCACGCTCCTGGCCCGTACAAGTGGCCGTTTGTGCGCGTGAAGTCAAAGGCGATGGCAACGAATATTCCTCCTCATGGAGCGTTCCGCGGCTTCGGCGCGCCGCAGTCGTTGTTCGGCCTCGAGCGCCACATGGACAAGATTGCGAAGACGATCGGGCTGAGCCCGGAAGAGCTTCGCCGCCGCAACTTCCTCGCCACAGGCGACTGCACGGCAACGGGCCAACCGCTGGTGGAAGAGGTCGACATGCAGAAGCTGTTGACCCGCGCGCTGGATGAGGCCGGCTACCACGAGAAAATCGCCCGCTACGCCGAAGAGAACAAGACTTCGCCCGTGAAGCGTGGCGTAGGCTTTGCGACGTTCATGCACGGTACAGGCTTTACCGGCTCGGGCGAGCGACGCTTGAACTCGCTGGTACACCTTGACCTGCTGCCGGATGGCCGCCCGCAGATTCTTGTTTCCTCCACCGAGTTTGGTCAGGGTACGAACACAATTCTGTGCCAGGCGGCAGCGTCCGCGCTGAAGCTTCCCTATGAGCTCATCACGATCGCACAGCCGGATACAAGCGTTGTGCCGAACAGCGGTCCCACGGTGGCGAGCCGTACCGCGATGATCGTCGGCAAGCTGATACAGAGAGCCAGCGAACAGATGCTGCACACACTAAGCACCTTCGCCGGACTGCCCGAAGGCCACACGGCCAAGCAGTTCGAAGAGGCTGCACTGAAGTATCTCGGCGAGTTCAAATCACTGCGCGAAAGCGTGCGCTACGAGCCACCGACGAAGATTTACTGGGATGACGAACTCTATCGCGGCGACGCTTACCCAGGCTACGCTTGGGCGGTGTATGTGGCAGAGGTTGCCGTCGATACGCGCACCTACACCGCAACGTGCACGCGCTTCGATGCGCTGCAGGAAGTTGGTCGCGTGATGCATCCGGTGCTGGCCAAGGGACAGATTGAAGGCGGCGTGGCACAGGGTATCGGCTATGCGATCTACGAGAAGTGCGTATGGAAGGACGGTCACATGGCGAACAACCAGATGACCAACTACATTATGCCGACCTCGGCCGATCTGCCGCCAATTCATGTTCACTTCGAAGAGGTGCCATCGATCCACGGTCCGAACGGTGCCAAAGGCATTGGAGAACTGCCGATGGATGGCCCTGCTCCTGCGATTCTGAACGCGATTGAGAATGCAACAGGCGTCGGCTTCAACACGATCCCCCTGCTGCCGGAAGACATCTTCGAACGCTTCACCTCGCTTGGCCATCCGCACGGCGGCAGCGAAGAACTCGACCCCAACGTTGACCGCGACACACGCGTAGAAGAAGTGCTGGCATGA
- the cysN gene encoding sulfate adenylyltransferase subunit CysN, whose translation MATTTLNLTDAAHEQRFRSFLDAHLDQEMLRFTTAGSVDDGKSTLIGRLLHDTKSVYEDQLATIRASRVNRAGEGRVDLSLLTDGLKAEREQGITIDVAYRYFSTSKRKFIIADTPGHEQYTRNMATGASTADVAIVLIDANAFAKADGLLPQSRRHTYIASLLRIPHVVAAVNKMDLVGYSEDVFNQVKEQFTALASKLGIESMDIVPVSALAGDNVVDASANMPWYTGPTLLQYLETVPLNVNTTAAEPMRFPVQLVVRPNAEFRGFAGRVERGEVKPGQTVKALPSGRTTRVKSIVTYDGELKAASFPRSVTLELEDEIDLSRGEMLVLEGQPAPATSTAFRAMLVWMHESPLSVGKTYLAKHTTRTVRATVRAIRYRVDVNSTEHVDARELQMNDIAEVEFETSLPLFFDAYRESRGMGSLILIDPVTNATVGAAMIVAATEERSEQPGSGFAFVALRGEPVAVQRLAEVLDAQHHQAVVIDDALIDDTSVVSVARALQLANVVAITSRSLDETTLAKLRDLAGDALIESEEAAQQRFVR comes from the coding sequence ATGGCAACGACGACTTTGAACCTTACCGACGCCGCGCACGAACAGCGCTTCCGCTCTTTCCTTGACGCTCATCTTGATCAGGAGATGCTGCGCTTCACCACCGCTGGCTCTGTTGACGATGGCAAGTCCACGCTCATTGGCCGTCTGCTGCACGACACCAAGAGCGTCTATGAAGACCAACTCGCCACGATCCGCGCCAGTCGCGTCAATCGTGCGGGCGAAGGCCGCGTGGACCTTTCGCTGCTCACCGACGGTCTGAAGGCCGAGCGCGAGCAGGGCATAACTATCGACGTGGCGTATCGCTACTTCTCTACCTCGAAGCGCAAGTTCATCATCGCGGATACGCCGGGCCACGAGCAGTACACGCGCAACATGGCCACGGGCGCGTCCACCGCCGATGTGGCCATCGTGCTGATCGACGCGAACGCTTTTGCGAAGGCTGACGGCCTGCTTCCACAGTCGCGTCGGCACACCTACATTGCAAGCCTGCTGCGCATCCCGCATGTGGTTGCGGCGGTGAACAAGATGGACCTTGTTGGCTACTCCGAGGACGTCTTTAATCAGGTGAAGGAGCAGTTCACCGCGCTTGCTTCGAAGCTCGGCATCGAGAGCATGGACATTGTTCCGGTAAGCGCGCTTGCTGGCGACAACGTCGTTGATGCCAGCGCCAATATGCCCTGGTATACCGGCCCGACGCTTCTGCAATACCTCGAGACCGTGCCGCTAAATGTCAACACGACTGCGGCTGAACCCATGCGTTTCCCCGTGCAGCTTGTCGTGCGCCCGAACGCCGAGTTCCGTGGCTTTGCCGGTCGCGTTGAACGTGGCGAGGTCAAGCCGGGCCAGACAGTGAAGGCTCTTCCCAGCGGACGCACCACACGCGTCAAGAGCATCGTGACCTACGACGGCGAGTTGAAGGCCGCATCGTTCCCACGCTCTGTCACGCTGGAGCTGGAAGACGAGATCGACCTCTCGCGCGGCGAAATGCTGGTGCTTGAAGGTCAGCCTGCTCCTGCGACGAGCACCGCGTTCCGCGCCATGCTCGTCTGGATGCATGAGTCGCCGCTCTCCGTGGGCAAGACGTATCTCGCCAAGCACACCACGCGCACCGTGCGTGCTACGGTGCGGGCGATCCGTTACCGCGTCGATGTCAACTCCACCGAGCATGTTGATGCACGCGAGTTGCAGATGAACGACATCGCCGAGGTTGAGTTTGAGACGAGCCTGCCGCTCTTCTTCGACGCGTACCGCGAGTCGCGCGGCATGGGCTCGCTGATCCTTATCGACCCGGTGACGAACGCAACCGTAGGCGCTGCGATGATCGTGGCTGCTACGGAAGAGCGTAGCGAACAGCCTGGATCGGGCTTCGCCTTTGTGGCTCTTCGTGGCGAACCGGTTGCGGTGCAGCGTTTGGCTGAAGTGTTGGACGCGCAGCATCATCAGGCCGTCGTGATCGACGATGCCCTGATCGACGACACTTCTGTCGTTTCGGTCGCTCGTGCGCTACAGCTTGCCAACGTTGTCGCCATCACATCGCGTTCGCTGGATGAAACGACTCTCGCAAAGCTTCGCGACCTTGCGGGCGATGCGCTCATCGAATCAGAAGAGGCCGCGCAGCAGCGGTTCGTTCGCTAA